The following coding sequences are from one Lolium rigidum isolate FL_2022 chromosome 6, APGP_CSIRO_Lrig_0.1, whole genome shotgun sequence window:
- the LOC124667390 gene encoding replication protein A 14 kDa subunit-like, with the protein MDTSVPSPFVNGETLKMFVGRRVRTVVQVQRNESGVLVVQSTDGHQLTIRGAPGAPEAPHYIEVMGIPDSNQSIRAESWTDFGENFDPVPFNGLCKLASDKYKYLFL; encoded by the exons ATGGATACTTCAGTTCCTTCACCATTTGTCAATGGAGAGACTCTGAAGATGTTTGTTGGGCGAAGAGTGCGCACAGTGGTTCAAGTCCAACGCAATGAAAGTGGAGTTCTTGTCGTCCAGTCCACTGATGGGCATCAGTTGACCATCAGAGGTGCTCCTGGTGCCCCTGAAGCACCGCACTATATAGAGGTTATGGGAATCCCTGACAGCAACCAGTCCATCCGCGCTGAAAGTTGGACAGATTTTGGTGAAAACTTTG ATCCTGTGCCATTCAATGGACTGTGCAAGCTTGCAAGCGACAAGTACAAGTACCTGTTCCTGTAG